The following is a genomic window from Nitrospirota bacterium.
ACCAGTACTGGTCCTTGATCATGTTCTTCGAATAATACATGCCCGGCAGGTACATGAGGGCCAGGAACACGAGCCCGAAAAGCAGTACCCCCTGGATGCCGGTCCACTTCCTGGTCTTGAGCATGGTCATGAACATGTTGAAGAGGAAGGTCAGCACCGAGACCACGATCAGCACATCGGCCCATCGGGGCGCCTCGATGTACTCGCGCCCTTCATTCAGCAGCTGGGCGCCCAGAACGAGCTTGTTCGCCTGCGGATCGAGGCCCATCCAGATGTATCCCACGATGACCAGCGTGACCGTAACCACGGTCGCCCAGAACTGAATCAGGGCAAGGGGGACGCTCCAAACCTCGGTCTCCGATTCCTCGGGGACCACGTAGTAGGTCGCGCCCATGAGCCCCGACAGGAGCCATACAACCAGGGCGTTGATATGCAGCGTCCTGATGGTATTGAAGTTCAGGATGAAGATATCGGGATACATGAACTGGATCGCCGCGATGATCCCGACCAGCACCTGCACGAGGAAAAGAATGACGGAGAATGTGTAAAAATACTGCGCAATTTTTTGGCTCTGATATTTGACGGTCATTAGTTTCACCTCCTAAGAATGATAAACCACTTCGTCTGATGCCCCTCACTTCAACTCCCCTCCCGCGCCGGGAGAGAAAACAAGTTCAGGGGTGACGAGACGAGAGAGGGTCATTGTAACGTGACGAGATATGCTGCCAGCGATTTAATGTCATCATCCGGTACGCCGGCATACGGGGGCATCGCCGAGTTCGGTACGACAGAACGCGGATCTTTCAGATGTTTCACATGCCATTCCACATCCTTCCGGGTCTTGCCGACGTTCGTCAGATCAGGACCGCTGGTCCCGCCGATGCCGTAGATGGTGTGGCATCCGGAACAGCCCTGCGACTGGTATATCTGCTGGCCCCGGGACTGTTCCTTCCCGCCGAGGCCCGCTGCAGCGGCCAGGATCGGTTTGGGCGGCCAGCCGTTGGTGTCAATCTTGGATATCCAGGTGAGAAATGTGACGAGGT
Proteins encoded in this region:
- a CDS encoding c-type cytochrome is translated as MSNKVARNLFIFGSLFFFVIFLGLTYDTMKQIDGRAPEITKEVEAGKLVWQKYDCIGCHTILGNGSYFAPDMTKVVDRKPAGYLKQFLMDPRGVNPKAAMPNLGLSSEEAENLVTFLTWISKIDTNGWPPKPILAAAAGLGGKEQSRGQQIYQSQGCSGCHTIYGIGGTSGPDLTNVGKTRKDVEWHVKHLKDPRSVVPNSAMPPYAGVPDDDIKSLAAYLVTLQ